In Stigmatopora nigra isolate UIUO_SnigA chromosome 21, RoL_Snig_1.1, whole genome shotgun sequence, the genomic stretch TTGTGCCACTCAGGATTTGTACGTGCGCCTCAGCCAGGCGTCCGTGCTGCCCTTTTACTTGCTGGTGCTGGCCGTCTGCGCGCTGTCCACGCTGCAGGCCGTCTTGGCCAAACTGGGGTCAGTCCGTCCCTCTCAGCTCAAACTCGTCTCTTCTGTCCTTCCCCTACGCCACGTCTCCCTCTAACCTCCCTCCTCAGGGGTGGGCCGGAGGAGCGGCGGCCCCGAGACGGCCAGGTGGGCCGGCGTCCCGAGGTGGTCTATCACGTCTTTCACACGTTGATCTTCGGCGGCCTGACGCTGATGTTCCACGGGTGCGTGTCTTGGCCGGGCGGGCGCGGGCTCCCTCGGCTCCGCTGGCGGACGCTTTGACCTTCTTCTCTCTGCCGCCCGCGCCAGGATGAAGTATTTGTGGACGCCGTACGTGTGCGCCTTCGCCGCGTTCGGCGTGTGTTCGCCGGACCTGTGGATGACCGTCTTTGGGTGGCTCCGGGTCAAGTCTATCCACCCCGTGGTGCTGGTGAGGAGGAGGATAGGGTTGAACCCGTGTCCATGTCATTTGATGTATTTCTTTGTCCGTGGCTTCCCCGCAGTCGCTCATCCTGAGCGCGGCCGTGCCCACCATCATCGGCTTCAGCCTGTGGCGGGAGGTGAGAGCATTCGCCGCGAACGCTGACGGAAGAGTGAAATGTGACACCCCCCCCCCGGGCCGACTGCTCCTTCCTAGTACTGCCCCCGCCTCCTCGCCGAGCTGTCCGAGCTTGAGGAATTCTACGACCCCGACACGGCCGAGATGATGGCGTGGATACGGTGAGGCTTTTgaagtcctatttttttttctctccgcaAAACGCCCGATTGACGACGGCAGATGTCTCGCCGACAGGACCGGTCTCCCGGCGGCGGCCGTCTTCTCCGCCAGCCCCCAGCTCCTGGGCGCCGTCAAGTCGGGCTCGGGCGCCGCCGTCACCTGCTTGCCGCTGCATTCCGACGTGGACATGCTGAGGAGGAGCCGGGACGTGAGTTGGGAAGAGGGAGACAAGCCGTTGGGTTCTCTGGAGAGCCGTGACAAATGCTTTGAATGTCAATGACTGGACGACCATGGCAGTCGTACCAGGTGTACTCCATGCGCTCGGCGGAGGAGGTGTACAAAATCCTCACCTCCCGCAAGGCCAACTACGTGATCGTGGAGGAGTCCTTGTGCAACGAGCTGAGCCCGGAGCGCGGCTGCCGCATCAAGGATCTGCTGGACGTGGCCAACGGGCACGTGAGTTTCCCCGCCGCCAGCCAGGCCAACTTTGATGGCGGCGATGAGCTTGCCCGTGGCCTCTTTGCCGTAGGTGGTCCGAGATTACGGCCAGACGTACGCTTTCTCCAAACATGGGCGCTTCTGCCAAGAGATCAAGAGCAACCGCTCTCCCTACGCCAACTACTTTACACGCGTCTTCTGGAACCGCTCCTACCACATCTACCGAGTCAACGGCGTCATCTCATTCCAGTACTagcgggaggaagttgaaaaaGGCTTGAAGGTAGAAGTCAAACATTGAAAAatctcctccattttttttttttttttaacattttgaccCACTCTTTGACCGGCCCTTTCACCAAAGTATTATGTTTTATACAtatgcacttgaaagaacatgaAAGCATGTAAGGCCAGTCAAAGAGCAAATTCCTATTGGGGCTCAGTCGCCCTGTAGTCTCGGTATACTGTCATTTATAAAATGTGCATTGACTGTTTGCTCAAGCTCGCTGTCATCTGGGAATAACAATGATGTCATCGTTTGtggcaaaatgaataaatgaggatgatgatgacgacggtAGCTTCTTTGGCCAAAGGGAAGCTGATTGGATAGGACTCGTATTGCATTTGCCTGGAATGTTTTGGCCTCTTGCTAATATTTTGCCTTCGCAGCACTTGTCCTGATGCCTTAAGTGATGGGAGTGTTGactttaaatgaattgtttggtttgttttttcccATGTCCTTGGTTATATTTGTGTCCaaataaaaggacattttttctaTGATGGTCTGTGACTGTGTGATTCATATACCCTGTGGGGTAATTGACTTAAATTAGTGAAAGTGTATTTTTATAAATTCATTacgaaaatgccacaaaatattttgtttaacgCCTCAATTTATATAcgagtgtatatatatataaatatgcgtAACATGGGCCGTTCCTTCCTTCCAAAGACAAACCGGAACCGGATGTCCCGGCGACACCGTGGCGATGCGCCGAATCAATTACGTGAGAAACAGCTACGCTATTTTGCCATCCCCGAATTTAGGTCCGCTTTGAGGTCTTTTACACTTTCCATGTTTTTCTAGTTCATAATTTCCTAAAAGAGGTAAGATAATTCACCTTTAGCTCTTCACGCTGAACTTTTAAGTTTGCTAGCTAGCGAGAAAATGAACTAAACGAAAGCTAACATAACAGAGGAGCGCTCGATTTGCTACATCGTTAGCACCGTGGAGGCGTACACGTCAATGTTATTGTAATGACGGCGTGGAATTCCCACCCGGTTGGTAATCTACACATGGAAAAAGTCAACCGTTTGTCTTTAGGATTTTCTTCTGTATACTTAAACTGGCTATCTCAAACTTAGTTGGCCACCAACGATTCTGAAATGACCCATTATTTTTATGGCCCTGGGAAAAAATGCGACCATGGATATGATGTCATCACGCCACATTATCATGACCGTCCTTTAActtcttttttcctctctctcggATGGTTATTGAGCAGAGGAGGATGAGCGCGGAAGCGGCGGACCGGGTCGCCGCCGTGACCGGGGGCCGGCCCGGAACGCCCCTGCAGACTTCCTGGTTTGAGTTCCTCCTGGACTCATCCTTGCTGGAGAAACACCTGCAAAAGCCCAACCCCGGTGAGAGGCCCGCCCACCCgcggccgccgccgtcgtcgtcgtcttttTATCTCCATTCCCACGCGTGGAGCATAGCCACCCGTGCTTGCGCCTCCTCAGACCCGACGGGAGTGCAACTCATCGTCCAGTTCCTGGAGCAGGCCTCCAAGCCGTCGTTGAACGAGCAGAATCAGGTGCAGCCTCCCGTGGACAACCGCAGGAACCGCGCTTTGAAGCTGCTGGCGCTCAAGGTGGCGGCGTACGTCAAGTGGGATCTGGACGCGCTGGAGAAAGGGTGCGTTTTCATCTGCATGTCCACTAGGCCTGCTTTTTGCAACGGTCTTGCCTTGACTCAAATGGTAGAGGCCTGGACAAAAATagggtttttcttttctcttttttttccaccaacgGGTATCTCTCTTCGCGTCATTCTGCTTTCCCCCGTCGTCTCGTCAGCTTGACCATCCCCGTGTTGAACATGCTGCTGAACGAACTGCTGTGCGTCAGCAAAGTGCCGGCGGGCGTCAAGCACGTGGATCTGGATCTTTCCACTCTGCCGCCCACCACCGCCATGGCCGTCCTCATCTACAACCGTTGGTGAGAGACGACGGGCATTTTGGAAAGCGGGGAGAGCGCGTCCGCTGACTGACGTCTGTCTCCCTTGTTTCCCAGGGCCATCCGAACCATCGTGCTCAGCAGTTTTCCGGAGAAGCAAAGCAAACCGGGACCGCACCAGATGAACATGTAGGTTGTCTCCCGAAGCCACCCTCCCTCCATAAATCTGGCCCGTGACACGCAGACTCCAACGAGTTTGCGCTCTCCTGCAGGTTGAGCGTGGTGCAGCAGGAAAAGGAGATGACGGAGAACATCCTGGGCGTGGTGCGTGAGATCTTGCTCTGGCTCCCTGGCGCCCCGATGCCTTTTTCACCGTCGGTCGCTTTGGTCCAGTTAAAGGAACAGGCCAGTGATTCCATTAGCGTCCTGGAGGCGGCGCTGCACCTGAAGAAGGACTTTTACGTGCACACCACCAGGACCCTGGACCTGCTGGCCGCCGACAGCGGCGCCGCCAACGGCGAGACGGAATCCTCCACGGCGGGTCTCCGCGTGGGCGCCGACGAGCTGCACTGCCaggtggaatgtttttttttttcttttcttctgctAGATTTCAAGGCAGCCCGAACAAAGGTTCTTTATTTTCCACGTGGACGGATGATTTAAGTTTCCCGTGTCTTCCTCTTTTAGGTTCACTACGACTTGGGGGCCATTTTCTTCCAGCAAGGCTGCACGGACCAGCCGGCCTTTGAGAAAGCGCGGGAGCACTTCAGGCAGACCAAGGAGCTGTCCAAGAAGGTCCGTACGCTCTTTTTGCTCCCAAAATGGCAAAATTGGCCGCCTTTATTTTTGGAGCTCTCCAAGGAGGTCCGTACGCTCTTTTTGCTCCCAAAATGGCTCAACTGgcccccttttttcccccccagctGAATTGGGCAGCGCACGTCCACCTGGACCAAAGTCGTCTGGCCGGCTACCGGAACGCCTGCAAGGCTCTGACGGGAGACTGCGACTCGGGCGACTCTCAGACCACGCGCTACGACCAGATCAACGGCATGTTGGCGGCCCGCAACTACCAGGTGAGAGGGCTCCGCCATTGATATTGGGGCCCGCCGCGATGCCAACGTGTCAACGTGCCAACgctgtcgccgccgccgccatcacCACCGGCGCAGGCGGTGGTGGACGCCTTCATCAAGGACAACGTCAGCCGCACTCTGCCCCAGCACTTCAGACGCTCCATTCTCCGGGAGCTCTTGTACAAGGCCCAGCGAGGGTGAGCCCACCGCCGGGCGCCGCCCCGCTTCGGGCGCCGTCCCGACATTAACCGCCCGCCCCCGGCAGCGAGACTTCGGACCCCGAGGCGGACGAGGTGTGCCGCCAGCTGTGCGTGTGCAACGGTGTGCGCGACGCCCTGGAGGGGGAAGTGCTGAGCGTGCGCTTCCAGCAGCTGCTGGCCAAGCCCGCCAAGCGCCTGGTGGACTTTGTTTTGCAGGTGAGGCTGTCCGATTGCGGGCGGCGTCCAAAGGATTGCGCCTAAAGAGCTCCCGTTCACAGGTGTGCACGCGCTCCCTGGAGACGGAGGAGCGCTTGTCCGAAAGGTCCAGGCGGAACGTGGCCATTTTCCTGCAGTGAGTCGCTCGCGGGGGCGGGCGGGAGCGGGCGTGGgcgggcgggagcgggcgggcggggctCCCTCCGacgttgacctttttttttgtttcctttccaCACGTCAGCACGCTGTGCGAAAGCCTGGACGAGCCCTCCCTGGTCTCCAGCACGTCCTCCCACCCGCTCCTGGCGCGGATCCTGACGAAAGACGAGAGGATGGCGCTGGGCGAGCGCATGCGCCGGCGCTCGGCCAGCGTGGACCTGGGCGCCAAACCGCTGCCTTCCTTCTACGACGTTCCGGGTGAGCGCCCAGGAAGCCGACGGAGGCCCACGGAGGCCGTCCTCTGTCGGCCCCGCCCGCGCACCCTCCCGACTGACACGCCGTCCTCCGTCCAGCGGCGTCGCCCGGCGTCGGCATGGGGCGACTGGAGCAGGAACTCATCCTCTGCCAAGAGCCGCGGAGGATCCGGCAGATCCTCAACGAGCTCCACGACATCGCCGACAGAGCCTTTTGGAGGGTCAACGGCAAGGtagacgacggcggcggcggccagtcCCGGCGGGCCGGCTCACCGACTCACCCCCGGCGGGCCGGCTCACCGACTCACCCCCGGCGTGCGTCCCTTTTTCTCCAGTGGGAGGTTCCTCCAGACTACATCAATGTGATCCTGGCCATCAAAGACAACCTGACCAGAGACCTGGTCTACATCTATATGGCCAAGGGCTTCCACTGCATAGCCATCAAGGTATGGCAGCCAATAGGGAGGGAGGGCTTCATCAATTCACCAATTGGTGCTTTTTCCACCCACTCCCCTTTTCAGGATTTCCCGCACGCGCGCCACCTCTTTTCGGCCTGCCTGGAGCTGGTGACAGAGTTCTCGCCGCGCCTTCGCCAAGTGGCGCTCAACGAAATGCTGCTGCTGGAGGTGCGGGCCCACGAGACGGCGGCGGCCGACGGCGCCGGCGGCGGCCGGGAGCGCCCGCCCGCAGACCTGGTCAGCAGAGTGCGCGGATACTTGGAGATGAGGATACGCGGTGGGTTTCCGCACTCATCTCGGGGGACGACAGGGACGCTTGAGGGCGgacggccttttttttttttttttttcccccttccccGCGCAGACCTTCCTCTCCGGCAAGTCGTCGGCGAGGAGTGCGTGGCCTTCATGTTGAACTGGAGGGAGAACGACTACTTGACGCTGCAGGCGCCTTCCTCGGCGGTCGGGAGCAACCCGTACGTCAAGGTGAGCGGAGCTTCTCTAACCACCCCCCCTGCCGTTTTGCCAATTTTGTCCTCCCCCGCCTGGTCAGCTGGGCCAGCTGCTGGCGTCCACCTGCAAGGAGCTCCCGGGGCCCAAGGAGAGCCGGCGCGCCGCCAAGGAGCTGTGGGAGGTGGTGGTGCAGATTTGCAGCGTCTCCGTGCAGCACAAGAGGAGCAGCGACGGACGCGTGGGACTGGTCAAGCACAGGGATTCGTCCGCCGGCATCTTGCCTCGGTAAGgtccacgccgccgccgccgccgaaatGGGGCTTGGCCAAAGCCGTCTCACGCCCCCCTTCTCCCAGGAGTAAATTGGTCACCTTCGTCAAGAAGATCCGGGTGAGTGGCCACCTCCCCCGCGTTCCACGCCGTGGCTTTTAGCGCGGCTGACCCGCCCACACGGCCTTCTCCCCCCCAGGAGCCGCTGGTGCTGACGGCGCTGATCTCGCTTTTTGTCAGGCTGCACGGCATCGTGGGGGTACGTACTCTAAAATGGAGCTGGGGGGCCCAATTTTCAGCCCGGCCTTCTGTCGTCCGCCGCAGGACGACATCGTCAACGAGGTGTCCGCCGAGCATCTGGCCATCTGGCCCTCCTCCCTGCCCAAGTAACCCACTCGAAGCCGCCTCGGCCGTttgtccgtccgtccccgtctGAAAGGCGGCCTCTGGCGTAGCATCCAGGCGGTGGACGTGGAGGCGGTGGCGGTGACCGCCAAGGAGCTGGTGACCTACGCCCTCACGCTCAACCCCAACAACCAATCGTGGCTGGTCACGCAGGCGGACATCTACTTTGGTAAGGGTGCGTCATCCTTGCGCCTCCCTTCCCACCGGCGCCGACCGTGGCCGTCTCTTGTCCTCGCAGCGACCAACCAGTACTCGGCCGCCCTCAACTCGTACCTGCAGGCCGGCGCCGCCTCCTCCGACTTCTTCGGCAAGGCGGTGGCGCCGGACGTCTACACGGAGCAGGTGGGGACCTCGGCCGGACGCCGGCCGGTGGCCGCGTTTGACACGTCGTCGTTGTCGTCCGCAGGTTCTGAAGAGGATGATCAAGTGCTGCTCCGTCATGAACTGCCACACGCAGGTGAGTTGCACGTCTCAAACGAAAGGGAACGGTGGACGGTAAAGCCCACGCAAGACAGTGGCtcgtttttgttttgtaggtgGCCGTGCTGTGTCAGTTCCTGAGGGAAGTGGACTACATGACGGCGTTTAAAGCGCTCCAAGAGCAGAACAGGTCGGCCGCGCTTCCCTCGCCGTCGACCGCCCGCGACTGACCTCCTTTTTGCGTCCTTTGGCAACAGTCACGACGCCATGGACTCCTTGTACGACTACATCTGGGACGTCACCATCTTGGAATACCTGACGCGTATCCGCCTGTCCAATGTGTGGCTCATTAACGTCTAGGTAGAAATGGTCCTACGGAACCTTAACCGTGCTCAGACATCCACCACAAACGTGGCGAAGTTGAAAAGAGACAGATAGCGGTAAGAAAGAAAATTTAGAAAGTCTACGCGCCTCATTTGTTACCACGGGCACTTGATTTAGAAATCTCACTGGAATGGACGACGGTGTGGCATTTCAGATGAAGGCCATCGGTCAAGCGGAACTGAACACCAGCAACCCGCCGGAGGTTCTGCAGCTGGCGGCGCAAAAGCGCAAGAAGAGGTTCCTGCAGGCCATGGCCAAGCTCTACTTCTGattcaccctttttttttactcccctgCCCATTGCATTTGTAAGTAAATAAATCCCTTTTGCACACATGCTAGTCCCGTCCCGTGCATGCCCCCCGCCGTAGGCCGTTTCTCAAGGACGGCGCTGGCGTgctatttcacccaaaaaaagctAACGGGAATCAGACTAGTATCAAAAGAAAGTCTTCAAACACGTTTAACCAAAATAGTCATGACTTTtattcgtttttttccaaaaacggATGTgtaacaaagaagaaaaaaaaactgtaaatgagCGCACAAACCCTAACGCGTGGACGCCAGTCTGGATTTTCCCCGAGCAGCATACGAAAATGCCGTTCACAAGGTGGCGTGCTGAGTTATAAAGGCTCGAATTCTTTGCAGCAGTTCTTTTTTCACGCTGTCGGGAACCAATGCTGAAAGAGGAAAAGAACAATTTCAACCCTCCAAATGACCGATATGGCAAAAAAAGTTGAGGTCTATCACTCACCTCTCCCTTTGGGCGTGATTTCGGTGACGAGGTCCTCCACCGTGACGTGGTCCAAGCCCTTTTCTCGAATCACGTCTACGCGGGCACacgaaggaaggaaggaaggaaagaaacgACTCAAGCGGCAGCTTGACAATACGCTCGGTGACGTGGTTACCTTTGCAGTGTGCCTTGAGCTGATCCTTCCAGCCGCACTCCACTAGTTTTGTCTTGAGTAATTCTTTCAACCTATGAtaacaaatatttacttttgaatACAAGACAGGCATGAAAAACTAAAGCTCTGAACCTCTGCTTTCCCCACTTTGTGCCaagcaattgg encodes the following:
- the ints8 gene encoding integrator complex subunit 8 isoform X1; its protein translation is MRRINYRRMSAEAADRVAAVTGGRPGTPLQTSWFEFLLDSSLLEKHLQKPNPDPTGVQLIVQFLEQASKPSLNEQNQVQPPVDNRRNRALKLLALKVAAYVKWDLDALEKGLTIPVLNMLLNELLCVSKVPAGVKHVDLDLSTLPPTTAMAVLIYNRWAIRTIVLSSFPEKQSKPGPHQMNMLSVVQQEKEMTENILGVLKEQASDSISVLEAALHLKKDFYVHTTRTLDLLAADSGAANGETESSTAGLRVGADELHCQVHYDLGAIFFQQGCTDQPAFEKAREHFRQTKELSKKLNWAAHVHLDQSRLAGYRNACKALTGDCDSGDSQTTRYDQINGMLAARNYQAVVDAFIKDNVSRTLPQHFRRSILRELLYKAQRGETSDPEADEVCRQLCVCNGVRDALEGEVLSVRFQQLLAKPAKRLVDFVLQVCTRSLETEERLSERSRRNVAIFLHTLCESLDEPSLVSSTSSHPLLARILTKDERMALGERMRRRSASVDLGAKPLPSFYDVPAASPGVGMGRLEQELILCQEPRRIRQILNELHDIADRAFWRVNGKWEVPPDYINVILAIKDNLTRDLVYIYMAKGFHCIAIKDFPHARHLFSACLELVTEFSPRLRQVALNEMLLLEVRAHETAAADGAGGGRERPPADLVSRVRGYLEMRIRDLPLRQVVGEECVAFMLNWRENDYLTLQAPSSAVGSNPYVKLGQLLASTCKELPGPKESRRAAKELWEVVVQICSVSVQHKRSSDGRVGLVKHRDSSAGILPRSKLVTFVKKIREPLVLTALISLFVRLHGIVGDDIVNEVSAEHLAIWPSSLPNIQAVDVEAVAVTAKELVTYALTLNPNNQSWLVTQADIYFATNQYSAALNSYLQAGAASSDFFGKAVAPDVYTEQVLKRMIKCCSVMNCHTQVAVLCQFLREVDYMTAFKALQEQNSHDAMDSLYDYIWDVTILEYLTHIHHKRGEVEKRQIAMKAIGQAELNTSNPPEVLQLAAQKRKKRFLQAMAKLYF
- the ints8 gene encoding integrator complex subunit 8 isoform X2, which produces MSAEAADRVAAVTGGRPGTPLQTSWFEFLLDSSLLEKHLQKPNPDPTGVQLIVQFLEQASKPSLNEQNQVQPPVDNRRNRALKLLALKVAAYVKWDLDALEKGLTIPVLNMLLNELLCVSKVPAGVKHVDLDLSTLPPTTAMAVLIYNRWAIRTIVLSSFPEKQSKPGPHQMNMLSVVQQEKEMTENILGVLKEQASDSISVLEAALHLKKDFYVHTTRTLDLLAADSGAANGETESSTAGLRVGADELHCQVHYDLGAIFFQQGCTDQPAFEKAREHFRQTKELSKKLNWAAHVHLDQSRLAGYRNACKALTGDCDSGDSQTTRYDQINGMLAARNYQAVVDAFIKDNVSRTLPQHFRRSILRELLYKAQRGETSDPEADEVCRQLCVCNGVRDALEGEVLSVRFQQLLAKPAKRLVDFVLQVCTRSLETEERLSERSRRNVAIFLHTLCESLDEPSLVSSTSSHPLLARILTKDERMALGERMRRRSASVDLGAKPLPSFYDVPAASPGVGMGRLEQELILCQEPRRIRQILNELHDIADRAFWRVNGKWEVPPDYINVILAIKDNLTRDLVYIYMAKGFHCIAIKDFPHARHLFSACLELVTEFSPRLRQVALNEMLLLEVRAHETAAADGAGGGRERPPADLVSRVRGYLEMRIRDLPLRQVVGEECVAFMLNWRENDYLTLQAPSSAVGSNPYVKLGQLLASTCKELPGPKESRRAAKELWEVVVQICSVSVQHKRSSDGRVGLVKHRDSSAGILPRSKLVTFVKKIREPLVLTALISLFVRLHGIVGDDIVNEVSAEHLAIWPSSLPNIQAVDVEAVAVTAKELVTYALTLNPNNQSWLVTQADIYFATNQYSAALNSYLQAGAASSDFFGKAVAPDVYTEQVLKRMIKCCSVMNCHTQVAVLCQFLREVDYMTAFKALQEQNSHDAMDSLYDYIWDVTILEYLTHIHHKRGEVEKRQIAMKAIGQAELNTSNPPEVLQLAAQKRKKRFLQAMAKLYF
- the eny2 gene encoding transcription and mRNA export factor ENY2, with amino-acid sequence MSKDSQMRAAINQKMIEMGEREKLKELLKTKLVECGWKDQLKAHCKDVIREKGLDHVTVEDLVTEITPKGRALVPDSVKKELLQRIRAFITQHATL